A stretch of the Dioscorea cayenensis subsp. rotundata cultivar TDr96_F1 chromosome 4, TDr96_F1_v2_PseudoChromosome.rev07_lg8_w22 25.fasta, whole genome shotgun sequence genome encodes the following:
- the LOC120258373 gene encoding uncharacterized protein LOC120258373: MHSMSSEVDDVIMSMPFPRSEVLSPTRQKDKAAVSLVDPGLGFVDPLEKDIGLRVEEGPVDCFKGSGSGSDPVLECDWGANLGRSICSEVDGDHFVLPKGSLLGDSGPGFGPPMKGEGPHVEGVDGSKDDLLIEGVLPDSKHSGGPNIEGVEAQISLGDSGLLLEGVDVLDSNAKPNTAPPMGFEWHFLANIWVLDPIIAPKNANLGVGVGDSYASETEDRDDEFASDDSIYEFERSIKELLPGMKEGSSSPTNHAPKGVRKSDRPKKPSSRWTEEAGYVAEPPRSTKKKVTRDDASEAPIDLRVKMEDHIATIKRSLDFAGPRSVGEEATPMNEVDQASGEE, translated from the exons ATGCATTCAATGTCGTCCGAGGTTGATGATGTCATCATGAGCATGCCTTTTCCAAGGTCCGAGGTTCTCTCTCCCACGCGGCAGAAGGATAAGGCGGCTGTTTCTTTGGTTGACCCGGGTCTGGGTTTCGTGGACCCGCTGGAGAAGGATATTGGGCTGAGAGTTGAGGAGGGCCCAGTTGATTGCTTCAAAGGTTCTGGATCCGGTTCGGATCCAGTATTGGAATGCGACTGGGGTGCTAATTTGGGCCGGTCCATATGTTCTGAAGTTGATGGGGACCATTTTGTACTACCCAAGGGTTCTTTGTTGGGGGATAGTGGGCCGGGGTTTGGGCCCCCAATGAAAGGTGAAGGTCCACATGTGGAGGGGGTGGATGGATCTAAGGATGACTTACTGATTGAAGGGGTCTTACCCGATTCTAAACATTCTGGTGGACCGAACATTGAAGGGGTGGAGGCCCAAATTTCTTTGGGTGATTCAGGACTCTTATTGGAGGGAGTGGATGTTCTGGACAGCAATGCTAAACCTAATACTGCTCCTCCGATGGGCTTTGAGTGGCATTTCCTTGCAAACATTTGGGTTCTGGATCCTATAATTGCCCCCAAGAATGCTAATCTGGGGGTGGGGGTGGGTGACTCCTATGCCTCCGAGACAGAAGACCGGGATGATGAGTTTGCCTCTGACGATTCTATCTACGAATTTGAAAGATCGATCAAGGAATTGTTGCCAGGAATGAAGGAAGGAAGCTCGTCACCGACTAATCATGCACCAAAAGGGGTTAGGAAGAGTGATCGTCCCAAGAAACCATCGTCCAGATGGACCGAGGAGGCGGGATATGTAGCGGAGCCTCCTAGATCGACCAAGAAGAAAGTCACGCGCGACGATGCCTCTGAAG CTCCAATTGATTTGAGGGTGAAGATGGAGGACCATATTGCTACCATCAAGCGGAGTTTAGATTTCGCAGGACCTCGTTCTGTTGGGGAGGAGGCTACCCCTATGAATGAGGTGGATCAGGCTAGTGGGGAGGAATAG
- the LOC120257918 gene encoding zinc finger protein ZAT1-like, with protein sequence MEKHTCRLCARSFANGRALGGHMRSHAQPTRTASASSSSSPDGMQDRESETGSPLGSSISDASPEENVAISLMMLSRDFWSSLQSKANAEDELEREPEPGPTRPAKRSRYQCGTCKRVFRSYQALGGHRASHKKGGKGSTTNHHQIYGVESSENNAGKSLRSSSSSKIPSLVTLIDLNLPAPMDDEVEHSTVSDAHPW encoded by the coding sequence atggagaagCACACTTGCAGGCTCTGTGCGCGTAGCTTCGCCAACGGCCGCGCGCTGGGTGGGCACATGCGCTCGCACGCGCAACCCACCCGGACGGCATCGGCATCGTCGTCTTCATCGCCGGATGGCATGCAGGACCGAGAGAGCGAAACAGGATCGCCTCTGGGTAGCTCTATCTCCGACGCTTCGCCGGAGGAGAACGTCGCCATATCTCTCATGATGCTTTCGCGTGACTTCTGGTCCTCCCTTCAATCCAAAGCCAACGCTGAGGACGAGCTCGAACGCGAGCCAGAGCCGGGCCCTACCCGGCCGGCCAAGCGCAGTCGCTACCAGTGCGGCACTTGCAAGCGAGTGTTCCGGTCCTACCAAGCGCTGGGCGGGCACCGCGCTAGCCATAAGAAGGGAGGCAAAGGATCGACCACAAACCATCATCAGATCTATGGAGTTGAGTCATCGGAGAACAATGCCGGAAAGTCTCTCAGATCCAGTTCATCTTCCAAAATCCCATCTTTAGTTACTCTGATCGACCTCAACCTCCCTGCTCCCATGGATGATGAAGTTGAACACTCCACTGTCTCTGATGCACATCCATGGTGA
- the LOC120258016 gene encoding expansin-B15-like: MAPSSLPLFTIGFLAFLIVIHSSSSFNPKLLNYTSTVSSSGWSPAGATWYGDPNGAGSTGGACGYGAAVAISPFSSFVSAGNPFLFKSGMGCGACYQVKCTANEACSGEPVTVVITDECPGGPCLDEKVHFDLSGTALGAMAKSGMAEQLRSAGKFPIEFTRVECNYPGTNIAFRVDPGSNSQYLAVVIEFEDGQGDLSAVELKQAPAGTPASNNWVHMDQSWGAVWKYNAGSDLRAPFSLRLTSSSGKTLVVNNAIPAGWQTQRTYKSLVNFSN; this comes from the exons ATGGCTCCTTCGTCTCTTCCTCTCTTCACTATTGGCTTCCTAGCTTTCTTGATTGTCATCCATTCCTCCTCTAGTTTCAATCCAAAGCTCCTCAACTACACTTCTACTGTCTCTTCTTCTGGTTGGTCTCCTGCCGGTGCAACGTGGTATGGAGATCCAAACGGGGCAGGAAGCACAg gtggtGCTTGTGGATATGGAGCTGCTGTGGCCATCTCCCCGTTCTCATCCTTTGTTTCCGCGGGGAATCCTTTTCTCTTCAAGTCCGGCATGGGATGCGGTGCTTGTTATCAA gtgAAATGCACTGCTAATGAAGCCTGCTCCGGGGAACCGGTGACGGTGGTAATCACAGACGAGTGCCCAGGTGGTCCTTGCCTTGACGAGAAAGTTCACTTCGACTTGAGTGGTACTGCGTTGGGTGCCATGGCTAAGTCCGGAATGGCGGAACAATTACGAAGTGCGGGAAAGTTCCCTATAGAATTCACTCG AGTTGAATGCAACTATCCGGGTACTAACATCGCCTTCCGAGTTGACCCGGGTTCAAACTCTCAGTACTTGGCTGTTGTTATTGAGTTTGAAGATGGGCAAGGTGATCTCTCAGCCGTAGAACTCAAACAGGCGCCGGCTGGCACACCAGCATCGAATAATTGGGTTCATATGGACCAGTCTTGGGGTGCTGTGTGGAAATACAACGCCGGCAGTGATCTGAGAGCTCCGTTCTCACTCCGGCTGACCTCATCGTCAGGCAAGACCCTTGTTGTTAATAATGCTATTCCAGCTGGTTGGCAGACACAGAGAACGTATAAATCCTTGGTTAACTTCAGTAACTAG
- the LOC120258487 gene encoding protein transport protein SEC16B homolog: MALPPPDQVEDLTDEDFFDKLVGDDDSGITGSQSPPTDLVRAVSSLSIGDVGESLDDAGEGGSAAGDDDLKANSILPAPEESDKFASTEPGTGAVSQIETPSPSTEKHSGTKVKEVQWSAFNADFQQADSDGFGSYSDFWADNSEGPAEFLQNDNEVNSAFMEKSNGESSMGMSASGQEESQFYNSSYDQAADGHDLQYWENLYPGWKYDASTGQWYQLEGYDISTNAESDVYTNTTSVQSDGYNASVNVQSGSNAAVNSQLDSHTMANVDGQHGFHGNTQVASDGFVVDQRSDISYIQQASSSAVDKIAEDSSVASVQWNQVSQENAGYPSNMVFDPQYPDWYYDTNTQQWQTLESYFQSLSQAAGSLPSQLIQNSSNGYGNSSLYNGVNHSENSTMQSQSYHQTGANWQGSTNNYSLQNSWQQPEEFGKDVSDFYGNQQMGSSYGSGMQTMNKSKQETSYKSFEPGKSHVYGISNGVSGYQSFNPSENMYQYSQPKVENTLQAHLSSSGSYYGNQNSGYSQQSFQSTGGLHTPLPLANAISEGRSSAGRPPHALVTFGFGGKLIVMKDTNSFGPNLDYGSQDAAKGAISVFNLSEVVCDKIDGTNGGGGSYFHTLCHQSFPGPLVGGNAGTKDVNKWIDEKVQECQAPLLDERKGELLKMLISLLKISLQHYGKLRSPFVAGSSLEESDGPESDVTKLFASARKNHPHLGEYGSYTHCVQSLPSEGQARTTAVEVQNLLVSGRRKEALQRAQDGQLWGPALVLAAQLGDKFYVDTVKQMAHRQFLFGSPLRTLCLLIAGQPADVFSADNFVDMGMPGATNAFQQPPRVLTNSMLDDWEENLAIITANRTKDDELVIIHLGDCLWKERGEVTAAHTCYLVAEANFEPYSDSARLCLVGADHWKCPRTFASPEAIQRTELYEYSKVLGNSQFILLPFQPYKLIYAYMLAEVGKVSESLRYCQASLKVLRNSGRAPEVEAWKSLFSSLEERLRTHQQGGYGTNLAPGKFVGKLFTSIDRSIHRMIGAPPAPLPPTPQMSLNGKELNAVVPKVASSQSTMAMSSLIPSASVETMSEWEGDSSRKIMHNRSISEPDFGRSPKQGSSVDSISPEGQHKVSTSRFGRIGSQLIQKTMGWVSRSRSDRQAKLGQSNKFYYDEKLKRWVEEGTEPPAAEVALAPPPMLASYQNGISDHNVNSSFQSQSLPANGGSEIRSPSVTEPSSGMPPVPPTTNQFSSRSRMGVRSRYVDTFNKGGGASTNSFTTPTVPSVKPPMAGKFFVPTAPSASDGQQADAAESIPEADANSEPSTSGMQDKSFASPPPAMQRFPSMDNIAHNGNLTGSALQVSDGPPISHARAASWGGSYSDVFKPKMPEEKLSRGLGMQTSFMPVDLSAKQLSSSYLQPNGGGSSGVSGDDLHEVEL, from the exons ATGGCATTACCTCCTCCGGATCAGGTGGAGGATTTAACAGATGAGGATTTCTTTGATAAGCTAGTCGGAGATGATGATTCAGGAATCACGGGGTCTCAATCCCCGCCGACGGATTTGGTGAGGGCGGTCTCGAGTTTGAGTATTGGAGATGTgggggaatccttggatgatgcCGGTGAAGGAGGATCCGCCGCTGGGGATGACGACCTTAAAGCGAATAGCATATTGCCTGCGCCGGAGGAGTCTGACAAGTTTGCCAGCACAGAACCTGGTACGGGAGCTGTGAGCCAGATTGAAACCCCTTCTCCTTCAACAGAGAAACACAGTGGTACCAAGGTGAAGGAGGTGCAGTGGAGTGCCTTCAATGCTGATTTTCAGCAGGCTGATAGTGATGGATTTGGATCATACTCGGATTTCTGGGCTGATAATTCAGAAGGCCCTGCTGAATTCCTTCAAAATGATAATGAAGTGAACTCTGCTTTCATGGAGAAGTCGAATGGCGAGTCGAGTATGGGCATGAGTGCCTCTGGCCAAGAGGAAAGTCAATTTTATAACTCATCCTATGATCAGGCTGCAGATGGCCATGACTTGCAATACTGGGAAAATCTTTACCCGGGCTGGAAATATGACGCAAGTACCGGGCAGTGGTATCAATTAGAAGGTTATGATATTTCTACAAATGCCGAATCGGATGTCTACACTAACACCACAAGTGTGCAGTCAGATGGATACAATGCATCTGTGAATGTTCAATCTGGTAGTAATGCAGCTGTGAATTCTCAGCTTGATAGTCACACCATGGCTAATGTGGATGGACAACATGGTTTTCATGGGAACACTCAGGTTGCTAGCGATGGGTTTGTTGTGGACCAGAGGTCTGACATTTCTTATATACAACAAGCTAGCAGTTCTGCAGTGGATAAAATAGCTGAGGATTCTTCTGTGGCTAGTGTTCAATGGAACCAAGTTTCTCAAGAGAATGCAGGATACCCATCTAACATGGTTTTTGATCCTCAGTATCCTGATTGGTACTATGACACAAACACCCAACAATGGCAAACTCTTGAATCATACTTTCAGAGTCTTTCTCAAGCAGCAGGCTCATTGCCATCGCAACTGATTCAAAATTCTTCTAATGGATATGGTAATTCTAGTTTGTATAATGGAGTTAACCATTCTGAGAATAGCACAATGCAAAGTCAAAGCTACCATCAAACTGGGGCGAACTGGCAGGGATCCACCAACAATTATTCTCTGCAGAACTCATGGCAGCAGCCTGAAGAATTTGGTAAGGATGTCTCTGATTTCTATGGGAATCAGCAGATGGGAAGCTCATATGGCTCAGGCATGCAGACCATGAACAAAAGCAAGCAGGAGACGAGTTATAAATCCTTTGAACCTGGCAAAAGTCATGTTTATGGAATCAGCAACGGTGTTTCTGGGTACCAGAGCTTTAATCCTTCCGAAAACATGTATCAGTATAGTCAGCCAAAGGTTGAAAATACGCTGCAGGCACATCTGTCTAGTAGTGGTAGTTACTATGGAAATCAAAACTCTGGTTATTCTCAACAATCATTTCAGTCCACAGGTGGACTTCATACTCCATTACCTTTGGCCAATGCCATTAGTGAAGGGAGATCCTCAGCTGGACGACCACCACATGCATTAGTCACCTTTGGTTTTGGTGGGAAACTCATAGTCATGAAAGATACCAACTCTTTTGGTCCAAACTTGGACTATGGAAGCCAG gATGCTGCTAAGGGGGCGATCTCAGTTTTCAACTTATCAGAAGTTGTGTGTGATAAAATTGATGGAACAAATGGTGGAGGTGGTAGTTATTTCCATACTTTGTGTCATCAGTCCTTTCCGGGCCCACTTGTTGGGGGGAATGCTGGAACAAAGGACGTGAATAAATGGATAGATGAGAAGGTTCAAGAATGTCAGGCACCCCTTTTGGATGAGAGAAAAGGAGAGCTGTTAAAGATGCTTATTTCATTGTTGAAAATTTCATTACAGCATTATGGAAAACTGAGGTCTCCTTTTGTTGCTGGTTCTTCTCTCGAG GAGTCTGATGGTCCAGAGTCAGATGTAACTAAGCTTTTTGCCTCAGCTAGAAAGAACCACCCTCATCTTGGAGAGTACGGGTCATACACTCATTGTGTGCAAAGCCTCCCTTCTGAAGGACAAGCTCGG ACAACTGCTGTTGAGGTACAGAACCTCCTTGTTTCTGGTAGAAGGAAAGAAGCTCTTCAACGTGCACAAGATGGTCAGTTGTGGGGTCCTGCTCTTGTTCTTGCTGCACAACTTGGAGATAAG TTTTATGTTGATACTGTCAAGCAAATGGCACACCGTCAGTTTTTGTTTGGATCACCTCTAAGGACATTATGCCTGCTTATCGCGGGGCAACCAGCAGATGTATTTTCTGCAGACAACTTTGTCGACATGGGCATGCCTGGTGCAACAAATGCATTTCAACAGCCTCCCAGG GTTCTGACTAACAGCATGCTTGATGACTGGGAAGAAAATTTGGCTATCATAACTGCAAATAGGACAAAAGACGATGAACTAGTAATAATTCATCTTGGAGACTGTTTGTGGAAGGAGAGAGGAGAG GTTACTGCAGCGCATACTTGCTACTTGGTTGCTGAAGCTAACTTTGAGCCATACTCTGACAGTGCTAGACTCTGTCTTGTTGGTGCTGACCATTGGAAATGTCCCCGGACTTTTGCTAGCCCTGAGGCCATTCAG AGGACAGAATTATATGAATATTCTAAGGTGCTTGGAAATTCTCAGTTTATCTTGCTACCGTTTCAGCCATATAAGCTTATATATGCTTACATGCTTGCTGAAGTGGGAAAGGTTTCTGAATCACTCAG GTACTGTCAAGCTTCTCTAAAGGTTCTGAGGAATTCTGGTCGTGCTCCTGAAGTAGAAGCATGGAAATCATTATTTTCTTCACTTGAGGAGCGGTTGCGGACACATCAGCAG GGTGGATATGGCACAAACCTAGCACCTGGAAAATTTGTGGGTAAGCTGTTTACCTCCATTGATAGATCTATTCATCGGATGATTGGTGCTCCACCAGCACCACTGCCTCCAACGCCTCAGATGAGTTTGAATGGCAAAGAACTCAATGCTGTAGTCCCAAAAGTAGCAAGTAGTCAATCTACCATGGCTATGTCCTCCCTAATTCCATCAGCATCTGTTGAGACGATGAGTGAATGGGAGGGTGATAGCAGTAGGAAGATTATGCATAACAGGAGTATCTCTGAACCAGATTTTGGTAGAAGCCCAAAGCAG GGTTCATCAGTAGATTCAATATCACCAGAGGGACAACACAAAGTATCAACATCTCGTTTTGGCCGCATTGGTTCACAGCTAATTCAGAAGACAATGGGATGGGTGTCAAGATCACGTTCAGATCGCCAG GCCAAGCTGGGGCAAAGCAATAAATTTTACTATGATGAAAAACTCAAGAGATGGGTAGAGGAAGGTACAGAACCCCCAGCTGCAGAAGTTGCACTCGCGCCTCCACCAATGTTAGCGTCATATCAGAATGGCATTTCGGACCATAATGTAAACAGTTCCTTTCAGAGCCAAAGCCTGCCAGCAAATGGGGGTTCTGAGATTAGATCACCCAGTGTCACAGAACCTAGTTCAGGGATGCCTCCTGTTCCACCAACCACAAACCAGTTCTCATCTCGTAGTAGAATGGGGGTTAGGTCAAG GTACGTTGATACTTTTAACAAAGGTGGTGGAGCTTCAACAAATTCATTTACAACACCAACAGTGCCATCTGTTAAACCTCCTATGGCAGGTAAATTTTTCGTACCCACTGCACCTTCAGCTTCTGATGGACAGCAAGCTGATGCAGCAGAAAGCATACCTGAAGCTGATGCCAACAGTGAGCCTTCGACATCTGGTATGCAAGACAAGTCATTTGCTTCACCACCACCTGCCATGCAGCGCTTCCCAAGCATGGACAACATTGCTCACAATGGGAATTTGACGGGATCAGCCCTGCAGGTTAGTGATGGGCCTCCCATTTCGCATGCGCGTGCTGCATCATGGGGAGGTAGTTACAGTGATGTATTCAAACCAAAAATGCCGGAGGAAAAGCTAAGCAGAGGACTGGGTATGCAAACATCTTTCATGCCTGTTGATCTGTCAGCAAAGCAGTTAAGTAGCTCATATCTGCAACCAAATGGTGGTGGCAGCAGTGGAGTCTCTGGAGATGACCTTCATGAGGTTGAACTCTGA
- the LOC120257916 gene encoding zinc finger protein ZAT4-like, with the protein MAVVMDQNQQQQQPYKHYCRICKKGFGCGRALGGHMRAHGITDEPTNHADTDDDSPPACNDWDDDNTKPNTYKRMYALRANLNRRVCENCGKEFVSWKSFLAHGRCSSDDDSEGDSMGSNGEEDLVGCAAWSKGKRSRRCRTSEEEDLANCLVMLSAARVEPILVAEAEESCASASREEDVNRGLIPVSLGDKCKAPAAPAVPTGVFECKACKKVFNSHQALGGHRASHKKVKGCFAAKLEDLEEATARDEEVVITATITNENSNFGNDAMAMAMSVVPLDQHEPLRKKSKVHECSICHRVFASGQALGGHKRCHWITSNAGDSKPHATVPASSQLQLSPMFDSSKPLDLNVPASADETIGSPLRLEVPAAAYVQAMVDQRNNNINESSNHLTVDHDESYSKVKLAKLSELKDINMGGESAPWLQVGIGSSTNEK; encoded by the exons ATGGCTGTAGTAATGGACCAGAaccagcagcaacaacaaccatACAAGCATTACTGCCGAATATGCAAGAAGGGCTTCGGCTGTGGTCGAGCACTTGGTGGCCATATGCGTGCTCATGGTATCACCGATGAACCTACCAACCATGCAGACACTGACGATGACTCACCACCAGCCTGCAACGATTGGGATGATGACAATACCAAGCCCAACACCTATAAGCGCATGTACGCGCTCCGGGCCAATCTCAACCGCCGCGTCTGCGAGAACTGCGGCAAAGAGTTCGTGTCTTGGAAGTCTTTCTTGGCTCACGGTCGGTGTAGCTCTGATGATGACAGTGAGGGTGATTCTATGGGGTCCAACGGGGAGGAGGATCTTGTTGGGTGTGCGGCGTGGTCCAAGGGGAAGAGGTCTAGGAGGTGTAGAACCAGCGAGGAGGAGGATCTCGCTAATTGTCTTGTGATGCTCTCGGCTGCGCGTGTCGAACCGATACTCGTTGCTGAGGCTGAGGAGTCTTGCGCGTCGGCGAGCCGGGAAGAGGACGTTAACCGCGGTTTGATACCCGTGTCACTAGGGGACAAGTGCAAGGCACCTGCAGCGCCGGCGGTGCCAACGGGTGTGTTCGAGTGCAAGGCCTGTAAAAAGGTCTTCAATTCGCACCAAGCGCTTGGTGGCCACCGTGCGAGTCACAAGAAGGTTAAAGGATGCTTTGCTGCGAAGCTTGAAGACCTGGAAGAGGCCACAGCGAGAGACGAAGAGGTTGTTATTACTGCTACCATTACCAATGAGAACAGTAATTTTGGTAATGATGCAATGGCAATGGCAATGTCTGTTGTACCTTTGGATCAACACGAGCCGTTGAGGAAGAAGTCTAAGGTGCATGAGTGTTCCATTTGTCACCGGGTGTTCGCTTCCGGGCAGGCGCTGGGTGGGCATAAGCGATGCCATTGGATCACGTCCAATGCGGGGGATTCGAAACCGCATGCCACCGTGCCGGCCAGCTCTCAGCTGCAACTTAGCCCAATGTTCGACAGCTCTAAACCTCTTGATCTCAATGTCCCAGCCTCTGCGGATGAGACCATTGGAAGCCCGTTGAGGCTGGAAGTGCCAGCAGCTGCCTATGTGCAAGCAATGGtggatcaaagaaacaataacattaatgaGAGTTCTAATCACTTAACTGTGGATCATGATGAATCCTATAGTAAGGTAAAGCTAGCAAAGCTGAGTGAACTGAAGGATATCAACATGGGTGGTGAATCTGCTCCATGGCTGCAGGTTGGGATTGGATCATCTACAAACGAG AAGTAA